The genomic interval CCGCGTGGCGGATACCATTAACACCGAGTTTGGCGAAGGGATGGCGTACGGGTTTGACGCCGACGCCACCAGCGAGCAGAGCGTGATGGCGCTGGCCCGCGGCGTGGACGAGATTTTTGGGCGTACCGACCTGCTGGTCTACAGCGCGGGGATTGCGAAAGCGGCCTTTATTAGCGATTTCGAACTGGGAGATTTTGACCGCTCGCTGCAGGTCAATCTGGTGGGCTATTTCCTCTGCGCCCGCGAGTTTTCCCGTCTGATGATCCGCGACGGCATTCAGGGGCGCATCATTCAGATCAACTCCAAGTCAGGGAAAGTGGGCAGCAAGCACAACTCCGGCTACAGCGCGGCGAAGTTTGGCGGCGTGGGGCTGACGCAGTCTCTGGCACTGGACCTGGCCGAATACGGCATTACCGTTCACTCTCTGATGCTGGGCAATCTGCTGAAATCGCCGATGTTCCAGTCCCTGCTGCCGCAGTATGCCACCAAGCTCGGCATCAAAGCGGAAGAAGTGGAACAGTACTACATCGATAAAGTGCCGCTCAAGCGCGGGTGCGATTATCAGGACGTGCTGAACATGCTGCTGTTTTACGCCAGCCCGAAAGCCTCGTACTGCACCGGGCAGTCGATTAACGTCACCGGCGGGCAGGTAATGTTCTGAACGAGTGGGCAGATGCCCTCACCCTCTCCCACAGGGAGAGGGGATAAAACAAGGAGCCGATATGGTCACCGCACTCATCACCGTTGCCGCCCTCGCCTGGATCTGCCAGATGGCGTTCGGCGGCTGGCAAATCCACCAGTTTAACCGCGCGTTTGACGCCCTGTGCCAGAAAGGTCGCGTCGGGGTCGGACGTTCCGGCGGACGCTTTAAACCGCGCGTGGTCGTCGCCGTTGCGCTGGATGAAAACAATAACGTCTGCGATTCACTCATCATGCGCGGCATGACGGTGTTTGCCCGTCCGGCGAAAATCCAGGCAATCAACGGCATTTCGCTGCAGGAATTACGGCCTGATGTGATCTTTCCCCATGATCCACTCTGTCAGAATGCACTATCATTAGCGCTTAATCTGAAACATGGATAATTTCGTTGTGAAAGCTATAGTCTTGCGAAATTATCATTTCGCAACCTAAGGAACGAAGCGCCTATGAAACCTCGTCAGCGGCAGGCGGCCATTCTCGAACATCTGCAAAAGCAGGGAAAATGTTCGGTAGAGGATCTGGCCCACTACTTTGACACCACCGGCACGACGATACGCAAGGACCTGGTATTGCTCGAAAACTCTGGCGCCGTCATTCGAACCTACGGCGGCGTGGTGCTCAATAAAGACGAAGCGGACCCGCCTATCGATCACAAAACGCTGATCAACACCCACCAGAAGGCGCTGATCGCCGAAGCTGCGGTGAAATTTATCCACGATGGCGACTCGATTATCCTCGACGCCGGCAGCACCGTCCTGCAGATGATCCCCCTGCTCAGCCGCTTTAATAACATCACGGTGATGACCAACAGCCTGCACATCGTCAACGCTCTGTCGGAGTTCGACAGCGAGCAGACTATCCTGATGCCCGGCGGCACCTTCCGCAAAAAATCGGCGTCGTTTCACGGCCAGCTTGCGGAGAATGCCTTCGAGCACTTCAGCTTTGATAAACTGTTTATGGGCACCGACGGCATCGACCTGAACGCCGGCGTTACGACGTTCAACGAGGTGTTCAGCGTCAGCAAAGCGATGTGCAACGCCGCGCGGGAAGTGATTTTGATGGCAGACTCGTCGAAGTTTGGCCGCAAAAGCCCCAACATTGTCTGTAGCCTTGAAAGCGTTGATAAGCTGATTACCGACGCGGGTATCGACCCGGCGTTCAAAAAAGCGCTGGAAGAGAAAGGCATCGACGTGATCGTAACCGGAGAGAGAGATGAGTGATTTTCTGTTAGAAACGGCCCGCCAGACGCTGATGCTGGAACTGCAGGAAGCCAGCCGCCTGCCTGAACGTCTGGGCGAGGATTTTGTCCGCGCCGCCAACACCATTATCCACTGCGAAGGTAAAGTGATCGTGGCGGGCATCGGTAAATCCGGCCATATCGGCAAAAAGATTGCCGCGACCCTCGCCAGCACCGGCACCCCGGCGTTCTTCGTGCATCCTGCAGAGGCGCTGCACGGCGATCTGGGAATGATAGAAAGCCGCGACGTGATGCTGTTTATCTCCTACTCCGGTTCGGCCAAAGAGCTGGACCTGATTATTCCGCGCCTGCAGGAAAAATCGGTCGCCCTGCTGGCGATGACCGGAAAATCCCGCTCGCCGCTCGCGCTGGCCGCCAAGGCGACGCTGGATATTTCCGTTGAGCGTGAAGCCTGTCCGATGCACCTCGCCCCGACCTCCAGCACCGTTAACACCCTGATGATGGGCGACGCGCTGGCGATGGCCGTGATGCAGGCGCGCGGCTTTAACGAAGAAGATTTCGCCCGTTCGCATCCGGCGGGCGCGCTCGGGGCACGCCTGCTCAACAAGGTTCACCACCTCATGCGCACCGACGATGCCATTCCGCAGGTCAAACTCGATACCAGCGTCATGGACGCGATGCTGGAGCTGAGCCGCACCGGTCTGGGGCTGGTTGCGGTCTGCGATGATAGCGGGAACGTTAAGGGCGTGTTCACCGACGGTGACCTGCGCCGCTGGCTGGTGGGCGGCGGCAGGCTGGAAACCAAAGTGTCGGATGCCATGACCAAAGGCGGGCTGACGCTCAACGCCGGGAGCCGCGCCATAGAAGCCAAAGAGGTGCTGATGAAGCGCAAAATCACCGCCGCACCGGTGGTGGATGATTCCGGCAGGCTGTGCGGCGCCATCAACCTGCAGGATTTCTATCAGGCCGGGATTATCTAACCCTTCAGCCCGAGGCGCTTCGCCAGCCGGTGCAGGCTGGCGACGTCCATCTCCAGCGCCCGGGCTAAGAACCATGCGAGAAAGTCCCATCCTGAGACGGCACTGCTCGCAGAAATAGCCCACCATGATAATTAAAATATAAATTCCGGAATTACCGCTGCATATTTTCGCTGAAGCGCAGCGTCAGGATCTGAACTGGAAAATAACCCTCGAACCGCAGGAAATGGTCGAGCGCGGTACCAATAACAAGGGTCAGATTCGCGCTTCTGTCGTCACTGAAGACCGGATGAAGGAGGCTTTCGCTCTGCTGAAATCGCTTCCTGCTTGACCCAAAGCCTCCTGCCACGCTGGCTTAACCTTCTGATTTTATTATTCACCGCCTTGATATCACGGGGCTTTTTTTTACGCATTCTATTCATCAAATAAATACAAAATAGATATATCATCGCTATCAATCCTTTATTTATAATTTCCGTGAATACTTTAATGTAAAACAGCTTAAAAGCATCATCCTGATTTATTATTTGCATCCAGCTCAGCCTGAAAATATATTCATCAGCCGGATGGCAAATCATGGCGAATTTTTATAAATAACTCAATTATCTTTCTCGCTATTTAACACAAGCGAAGAATGCGGAATATATTTATTCCGCAAAAGTTCTACATTTTCAGCATCTTTTTTATCGGTATGCCGCTATGCGCCAGCCATTGAGGAAGTCGCGGAGGTTGCGCCGTGCAGTAGCTGGTTCAGGAACGTAACACCAGCGCGTCGTAGCCGCGCCAGCGGTAGTTGACCATGGAGATCAGCCAGCAGGCGACAAACAGCCCGACCACCACAAACCCGGCGTTGCCCAGGTTGTCGTTGACCGCGCCAATCAGATCCCAGACGCCGCCGCTGAGGGCAAACTTGTCCATCAGCAGACCCAGCGCTTCCAGCCCGCCGATAAACAGCGCCACCATCACGGAGGTGCCGGTGATGGTCATGTTGTAGTAGAGCTTGCGCTGCGGCTTGTTAAACGCCCAGCTGTAGGCGCCCACCATCAACAGGTTGTCGAGGGTATCCACCAGCGCCATGCCGCTGGCGAAGAGCGCCGGGAAGATCATGATTGACCACACCGACATCCCGCTGGAGGCGCTGGCGGCAGAGATCCCCAGCACGCCAATCTCGGTGGCCGTGTCAAAGCCGAGGCCAAACAGGAAACCGACCAGGTACATCTGCCAGCTTTTATTCACCAGACGGAAGGTTTTGCCAAACAGCCAGTTCATGACGCCGCCCTGCGCAGGCAGCGTGATGTCGCCCTGCACGGGCCTGCCGCGTTTCAGCGCCTGGAAACTGCGCCAGACGCCGCGCAGGATCACCATGTTCACCAGCGCCATTGCCAGCAGGAAGGTGGCGGAAACGGCGGTGCCAATGAGACTGCCGGTTTCGTGGAACCACGCCATATTCTTCTGAAACGCCGTGGCGGTGGCGGCGATGGCAACGGAGGCCAGCACCACGATGGTGGAGTGCCCCAGCGAGAACCAGGCCCCCACGCCGGACGGACGCTTGCCCTGCTGCATCATCTTACGCGTCACGGTATCAATGGCCGCGATGTGGTCAGCATCCACCGCATGGCGCAGCCCGTAGCACCACGCCAGCAGGCTGGCCGCCATCAGCGCCGTGCTGCCGCTGAAGGTGTGCCATGCCCATCCCCAGGCCAGCAGGTTTGCCATTACCAGAGCCAGCAGCAGAAGCGCGGCGCGAGGTTCGTTGCGTAACAGTCGTAACATTTTAAGTCCTTAGTGAACATGACCGGGCAGCGGCGATCGCCGCCTGCCCGAAGGAGATCGCTCCGTCACCTGCGGGCAGGCGCGAAGGAAAAAGAAGCGTAAAGTCAGAAAGATAATGACGCAGGCGCGCGCGCAGCAGACGGTTGTGTAACACCCCGCCGCTGAGACAGACTGTCGACAGCGACAAGCGTCGGGCATGGCGTGCGGCGAGAAGCGCCAGCCCTTTTGCCAGCGCGTCGTGAAACGCCCAGGCGCGCTCGCAGGGCTCTGCCTGCCAGCTCAGCCACTGCTGCCAGAAATGCGCGAGGTTATCCGCGTCCAGCGTCACCGGATGATCAACACCCGCGCACTGCGCCGCCAGCGCTTCCAGCCGACAGGCCGCTTCACCTTCCCAGGATTGGGTTTCGATACCCAGCGCGCAGGCAACGGCGTCAAACAGGCGACCGCAGGACGAGGCCTGCGGCGCGTTGATACCGCGCCGGATCGCCGTTGCCAGCAGCGGCCAGTTCTGGCGCTGTACCGCGCGCGTTTCCGGGTATTGCTGCCAGTCAGGGACAAACGCCAGGCAGTGGGCGAGCAGGTTGCGCCACGGCTGCCGCGCCGCCAGATCGCCGCCCGGCAGCGCAACGGCAGGCAGCCCGGCCAGACGCTCGCACTCAAGATAGTTCACCCGCAGGCACTCCCCGCCCCACAGCGCCCCGTTTTCACCCATGCCGATGCCGTCCAGCGTCAGGGCAATTGCGTCTCCGCCGTCGAGCGGCCAGCCGTTTTCGGCGAGACACGCCGCCGCGTGGGCGTGATGATGCAGGACGGTTTCGACCGGCAGCCCCTGCGCCTGCGCCCACTGGCGCGCGCGGTACCCCGGATGGGCATCGCATACCACTCGCGCCGGCTGGAAGGCGTAAATGTCCTGCATCACCGACAGCGCGGAACGCCACTGCGCTTCGACTCCCTCGTCACCGAGATCGCCAAAATGCTGGCTCAGCACCGCCTGGCTGCCACGCACCAGGCAGAAGGTGTTTTTCATCTCCGCGCCGGTGCACAGCATGGCGGGAATATTCTCGAAACCCGCAGGCAACGTGATGGCATCCGGCACAAAACCGCGCGCCCGGCGCAGCATCGCGCCGTCCCGATCCATCACCGAATCGTCCATCCGCTGCAGGATATCGCGATTGTGCAGCAGGAAGCCGTCCGCGATATCGCCGAGCTCATTCAGCGCCTGCTGGTTGGTCATGGCAGGCGGTCTGCCGCTGAGGTTGCCGGAGGTCATCACCAGCGGGCGCTGACAGTCCATCATCAAAAGATGCTGCAGCGGGTTAGCGGGAAGCATGATGCCAATACAATCGAGCCCCGGTGCAATCTCTTCGGGAAACCCGGGAAGCGAGGCTTTTGGGGTCAGCACAATCGGCGCTGCGGAGGAGCGTAACAGCGTCTGGATCGCCTCCGGCACGCCGTCCGCATTGAGGATCATCACCGCCAGCGGCTTCGACGGGCGCTGCTTGCGTGACCGTAATTTCACTATCGCCTGTGGGTTTTGCGCATCGCAGACGAAATGAAAACCGCCCAGCCCTTTGACCGCGACAATACCGCCGCTTTTCAGCATCGCCACCGCAGCGCCCAGCGCAGCCTCGCGGTCAGCGGTGATGTCGCCCGCACGCCACTCAAGCGCGGGTCCGCAGTCCGGACAGGCTACCGGCTGGGCGTGAAAGCGGCGGTCGGCAGGATTGCGGTACTCCGCTTCACAAGGCACGCAGAGCCGGAATGGCGCCATTGCCGTGGCCGGACGGTCATAGGGCATGGCGCGGATAATAGTAAACCGCGGCCCGCAGTGGGTGCAGTTGATAAACGGATAGCGATAGCGGCGCTCGCGCGGATCGCGCATTTCAGCCAGACACGCCGGACAGGTCGCGGCATCGGGGACTATCTGGGTGTCCATCGTCCCGCCCGCGCTGTGGCGGATGGTAAAATCCTCCGGCACGTGCGTCCAGGTAAACGGCTGCGTTTCAACGTGGTCAATGCGTGCCAGCGGCGGGCAGTCCTGATGCAGCCTCGCGGTAAAGGCCCCCCCATTACCCGCGAGGCGCACCAGCACGCCCTCTCCGTCATTGCAGACGTCACCGGTCAACTGAAGCGCCTGCGCCAGCTGCCAGACGAAGGGCCGAAACCCCACGCCCTGCACCTTGCCGCGCACGCGCAGCTGTACGCCGTTACTACTCATGGCGGATCAGAACAGCAGAGATGACGACGTATCGAACGCCGCGCGGCGGCGCTTTTCGGCGCTCATCTGCTCAAGCTTGTCGCGATCCACGCAGACCAGCGCATGCGTCGGGCAGGCTTCCATGCAGGCCGGACCGGCGTCACGGTGGTAGCACAGGTCACATTTGTTGGCTTCGGCTTTCTCCGCGCGCACGCTCAGCCCCATGCCGCTGTTGCGTACCACCGGACGGACAACCACCTCCATCGCGCCGTACGGGCAGGCGACCACGCAGGTTTTGCAGCCAATGCAGCGCTCCTGCATCACGTGCACAAAGCCTTTCTCGCGTTTAATCGCCCCGTTCGGGCAGACGTTCGCGCACGGTGCGTCTTCGCACTGGCGACAGATGGCGGCGGTGGAAATATTCACGCCTTTGATGACGTGGATGCGCGGCAAAAACGTGTCAGGGGTAAGCGACGCGCAGTCCTGCTCCGCCTGATGGGAAACCACGCACGCCACTTCACAGGTACGGCAACCAATACACTTACTGGCATCGGCCATAATAAAACGGTTCATCTGCTTCTCCAGCATTACAGTTATGCGCGGAGATATTCATAAACCGTGCCAATAATTAACTTATTGATTTTATGTGAATTTAAAAATTACGGCGGCGCTGTCATCGTCACTTATGACGATGACAGCTGTCGACATCAGCGGTGCGGGCCGTCAATAACGGAGTCGCGCAGGACAAGCTCGCCGGAGAAGGTTTGCTTATATTTAAACTCACCGCCGTCGAGCATGAAGATCAGGCGGCTGATGGTTTCTTTGATCATCTCCGTCACCGGAATACGCACGCTGGAAAGCGACGGCACGATGTAGGGCGCGATGGCCACGTCGTCAAAACCGATCACCGACACCGCGTCCGGGGTGGCTACGCCGCTGTCGTGAAGTTGCTTCATGGCGCCAATCGCCATATCGTCATTACTCGCCACCAGCGCCGTAAAGCGTTCACCGCGAGCAAGCAGTTCGGTCACCGCCGCCGCGCCGCTGGCGGGGTTCCACTTCCCCTGCGCAATCAGCCCCTCGCGCAGCGGAATACCGTGCTGCGCCAGCGCGTACCGGTAGCCGGAGAGACGCTCAACCCCGGTGGGAGAATCCAGCGAGCCGGTGATAAACGCGATCTCCCGGTGCCCTTTAGCAATCAGCTGCGACACCGCCTCCTGACACGAGGCTTTATGATCCGACCAGACGCTGTGGCTGCTGTTTTTCCGCAGGCGGCGGTTGAGCACCATAATGGGCTGCTCGCACTTCTCGACGATCTCATCCATCTCTTCCACGCTCAGAAAACGCGGATAGATGATCACCGCGTCGCAGCGCATATCGAGCAGGTACTGGATCGCCTCGCGCTCCTCATCCGCGCTGTGCTTGCCGTCCGCGAGGATCAGCTGCCGCCCCTTTTCTTCCGTCATGCGCGCGGCGTGAAACAGCAGTTCGCTAAAGTAGACGCCGTGATAGAGGGTGTTAGTCACCACCAGCCCCAGCGTCTGGGTACGTTTGGTCGCCAGGTTTCGCGCCAGCAAATTTGGGCGATAGCCGCTCTCTTCAATGGCCTGAAACACCCGGTCTTTGGTCTCCTGGCTGACATAGCCATTGCCCGACAGCACCCGGGATACCGTCGCTTTCGAAACGCCTGCCCGCTTCGCCACTTCAAGCATCGTGGTCATGTTGTTATTCCGTCTGAATCTGATGAAGCGCAGTGTACTGCACTGCAGAAAAATTGTCGCAGCGGCGAAATCACGCTTCCGATACCCCATTGCGATCTGCATCACGAAACGAAAAAATGGTCAAAAAGCGATCTTGTTTCATTC from Enterobacter sp. JBIWA008 carries:
- the srlD gene encoding sorbitol-6-phosphate dehydrogenase, whose translation is MSQVAVVIGGGQTLGEFLCRGLAAEGYRVAVVDIQSEKAARVADTINTEFGEGMAYGFDADATSEQSVMALARGVDEIFGRTDLLVYSAGIAKAAFISDFELGDFDRSLQVNLVGYFLCAREFSRLMIRDGIQGRIIQINSKSGKVGSKHNSGYSAAKFGGVGLTQSLALDLAEYGITVHSLMLGNLLKSPMFQSLLPQYATKLGIKAEEVEQYYIDKVPLKRGCDYQDVLNMLLFYASPKASYCTGQSINVTGGQVMF
- the gutM gene encoding transcriptional regulator GutM, translated to MVTALITVAALAWICQMAFGGWQIHQFNRAFDALCQKGRVGVGRSGGRFKPRVVVAVALDENNNVCDSLIMRGMTVFARPAKIQAINGISLQELRPDVIFPHDPLCQNALSLALNLKHG
- a CDS encoding DNA-binding transcriptional repressor, producing MKPRQRQAAILEHLQKQGKCSVEDLAHYFDTTGTTIRKDLVLLENSGAVIRTYGGVVLNKDEADPPIDHKTLINTHQKALIAEAAVKFIHDGDSIILDAGSTVLQMIPLLSRFNNITVMTNSLHIVNALSEFDSEQTILMPGGTFRKKSASFHGQLAENAFEHFSFDKLFMGTDGIDLNAGVTTFNEVFSVSKAMCNAAREVILMADSSKFGRKSPNIVCSLESVDKLITDAGIDPAFKKALEEKGIDVIVTGERDE
- the gutQ gene encoding arabinose-5-phosphate isomerase GutQ; this encodes MSDFLLETARQTLMLELQEASRLPERLGEDFVRAANTIIHCEGKVIVAGIGKSGHIGKKIAATLASTGTPAFFVHPAEALHGDLGMIESRDVMLFISYSGSAKELDLIIPRLQEKSVALLAMTGKSRSPLALAAKATLDISVEREACPMHLAPTSSTVNTLMMGDALAMAVMQARGFNEEDFARSHPAGALGARLLNKVHHLMRTDDAIPQVKLDTSVMDAMLELSRTGLGLVAVCDDSGNVKGVFTDGDLRRWLVGGGRLETKVSDAMTKGGLTLNAGSRAIEAKEVLMKRKITAAPVVDDSGRLCGAINLQDFYQAGII
- a CDS encoding HoxN/HupN/NixA family nickel/cobalt transporter, with translation MLRLLRNEPRAALLLLALVMANLLAWGWAWHTFSGSTALMAASLLAWCYGLRHAVDADHIAAIDTVTRKMMQQGKRPSGVGAWFSLGHSTIVVLASVAIAATATAFQKNMAWFHETGSLIGTAVSATFLLAMALVNMVILRGVWRSFQALKRGRPVQGDITLPAQGGVMNWLFGKTFRLVNKSWQMYLVGFLFGLGFDTATEIGVLGISAASASSGMSVWSIMIFPALFASGMALVDTLDNLLMVGAYSWAFNKPQRKLYYNMTITGTSVMVALFIGGLEALGLLMDKFALSGGVWDLIGAVNDNLGNAGFVVVGLFVACWLISMVNYRWRGYDALVLRS
- the hypF gene encoding carbamoyltransferase HypF, translating into MSSNGVQLRVRGKVQGVGFRPFVWQLAQALQLTGDVCNDGEGVLVRLAGNGGAFTARLHQDCPPLARIDHVETQPFTWTHVPEDFTIRHSAGGTMDTQIVPDAATCPACLAEMRDPRERRYRYPFINCTHCGPRFTIIRAMPYDRPATAMAPFRLCVPCEAEYRNPADRRFHAQPVACPDCGPALEWRAGDITADREAALGAAVAMLKSGGIVAVKGLGGFHFVCDAQNPQAIVKLRSRKQRPSKPLAVMILNADGVPEAIQTLLRSSAAPIVLTPKASLPGFPEEIAPGLDCIGIMLPANPLQHLLMMDCQRPLVMTSGNLSGRPPAMTNQQALNELGDIADGFLLHNRDILQRMDDSVMDRDGAMLRRARGFVPDAITLPAGFENIPAMLCTGAEMKNTFCLVRGSQAVLSQHFGDLGDEGVEAQWRSALSVMQDIYAFQPARVVCDAHPGYRARQWAQAQGLPVETVLHHHAHAAACLAENGWPLDGGDAIALTLDGIGMGENGALWGGECLRVNYLECERLAGLPAVALPGGDLAARQPWRNLLAHCLAFVPDWQQYPETRAVQRQNWPLLATAIRRGINAPQASSCGRLFDAVACALGIETQSWEGEAACRLEALAAQCAGVDHPVTLDADNLAHFWQQWLSWQAEPCERAWAFHDALAKGLALLAARHARRLSLSTVCLSGGVLHNRLLRARLRHYLSDFTLLFPSRLPAGDGAISFGQAAIAAARSCSLRT
- the hydN gene encoding electron transport protein HydN; the protein is MNRFIMADASKCIGCRTCEVACVVSHQAEQDCASLTPDTFLPRIHVIKGVNISTAAICRQCEDAPCANVCPNGAIKREKGFVHVMQERCIGCKTCVVACPYGAMEVVVRPVVRNSGMGLSVRAEKAEANKCDLCYHRDAGPACMEACPTHALVCVDRDKLEQMSAEKRRRAAFDTSSSLLF
- a CDS encoding LacI family DNA-binding transcriptional regulator: MTTMLEVAKRAGVSKATVSRVLSGNGYVSQETKDRVFQAIEESGYRPNLLARNLATKRTQTLGLVVTNTLYHGVYFSELLFHAARMTEEKGRQLILADGKHSADEEREAIQYLLDMRCDAVIIYPRFLSVEEMDEIVEKCEQPIMVLNRRLRKNSSHSVWSDHKASCQEAVSQLIAKGHREIAFITGSLDSPTGVERLSGYRYALAQHGIPLREGLIAQGKWNPASGAAAVTELLARGERFTALVASNDDMAIGAMKQLHDSGVATPDAVSVIGFDDVAIAPYIVPSLSSVRIPVTEMIKETISRLIFMLDGGEFKYKQTFSGELVLRDSVIDGPHR